Proteins from one Campylobacter concisus genomic window:
- a CDS encoding DedA family protein, whose protein sequence is MQDIINSVSTYGYIVLFLYSLGGGMVALIAAGILSFAGKMDITLSIIVATVANTIGDTLIFYVARFNKNSLMPYIKNHKRKLAYAGILAKKHGDKIIFIKKFIYGVKTLVPIALGLTKYSFYKFSIINLISSVLWAVIIGFASFKAGDYFVGASDYLGEHGYIMPLAMVCLLLGIWFFLQHITKRRKA, encoded by the coding sequence ATGCAAGATATCATAAACTCAGTTTCAACATACGGCTATATTGTATTGTTTCTTTATAGCCTTGGTGGCGGTATGGTTGCATTAATCGCCGCTGGAATTTTAAGTTTTGCTGGCAAGATGGATATCACTCTTAGTATAATTGTCGCTACTGTGGCAAATACAATCGGCGACACGTTAATTTTTTATGTCGCAAGATTTAATAAAAACTCACTTATGCCTTATATCAAAAATCATAAAAGAAAGCTTGCTTATGCAGGAATTTTGGCTAAAAAACACGGCGATAAGATAATATTTATCAAAAAATTTATCTACGGAGTTAAAACTTTGGTTCCTATCGCGCTTGGACTTACGAAATATTCATTTTATAAATTTAGCATTATAAATTTGATCTCATCAGTGCTTTGGGCGGTCATTATCGGATTTGCCAGCTTTAAAGCGGGTGATTATTTTGTAGGTGCAAGTGACTATCTTGGCGAGCATGGATATATTATGCCTCTTGCTATGGTTTGTTTGTTGCTTGGAATTTGGTTTTTTTTACAACATATTACAAAAAGGAGAAAAGCATGA
- a CDS encoding DUF945 family protein, with translation MKKVISALIVVIVVAIGAVYFASNEVEKNYQRIVNDLNNIKGFKISNNNYKKGFFGSKGSFDFSVSKDLLENIFGKNVNEDLVFKVENEISHTVLAFIDGFEIDSKISIQNDMIKNIIATFMGSNVIATTKTKVSLTGDKDVDIKFSNIEFNDKQKTAVNTKDIKIGMMLDSKDSINSLKVEADKIVLKDFSEYNKVDLNIEGFYIDSSYKEPVKISKILESQLVPYLAKVKFKRVSFASNDISNILIDDFKYDSKFEISNDLGRSDDVIKIGIVAVDKVKYTDFVFDSKIANINVPALNNVLDKLNNLNNEENYNVLAGLNFDEIIDQILEKNPSIKIDTLSFKKGDKTLKLNLDAAVNGFKKGTNQSEIFDKLSLSGKISVDEGLTNFFDTLVPEVAFVEPTLISAGYFKEEDKKVISEFKYDPNKKDIIFNGKVGLQNFFMGF, from the coding sequence ATGAAAAAGGTGATATCTGCTTTAATCGTAGTTATCGTGGTAGCCATTGGAGCGGTTTATTTTGCTTCAAATGAGGTGGAGAAAAACTATCAAAGGATAGTGAATGATCTAAACAATATTAAGGGCTTTAAAATTTCTAATAACAATTATAAAAAAGGTTTTTTTGGCTCAAAAGGATCATTTGATTTTAGTGTTTCAAAAGATCTTTTGGAAAATATATTTGGTAAAAATGTAAATGAGGATTTAGTTTTTAAAGTAGAAAATGAAATTTCTCATACAGTGCTTGCTTTTATAGATGGCTTTGAAATAGACTCAAAAATTTCTATCCAAAACGATATGATTAAAAACATTATCGCAACATTTATGGGTTCAAATGTTATTGCAACAACTAAAACAAAAGTCAGCCTAACTGGCGATAAAGATGTGGATATTAAATTTAGCAATATTGAATTTAACGATAAGCAAAAAACTGCCGTTAATACAAAAGATATAAAAATTGGTATGATGCTTGATTCAAAAGATAGTATAAACAGCTTAAAGGTTGAAGCAGATAAGATTGTTTTGAAAGATTTTAGTGAGTACAATAAAGTTGATCTAAATATCGAAGGATTTTATATTGACTCAAGTTATAAAGAGCCAGTTAAGATTTCAAAAATTTTAGAGAGTCAGCTTGTACCTTATTTGGCAAAAGTTAAATTTAAAAGGGTATCTTTCGCATCTAATGATATAAGTAATATTTTGATAGATGACTTTAAATATGACTCAAAATTTGAAATCTCAAATGATCTTGGAAGATCAGACGATGTTATAAAAATAGGTATAGTAGCAGTTGATAAAGTAAAATATACAGATTTTGTCTTTGATAGCAAAATCGCAAATATCAATGTACCTGCGTTAAATAATGTATTGGACAAGCTTAATAATTTAAATAATGAAGAAAATTATAATGTTTTAGCTGGATTAAATTTTGATGAGATAATAGATCAAATCTTAGAAAAGAATCCAAGCATAAAAATAGATACATTAAGCTTTAAAAAAGGAGATAAGACTTTAAAGCTAAATTTGGATGCAGCAGTAAATGGCTTTAAAAAGGGAACAAATCAGTCAGAAATTTTTGATAAATTATCTCTTAGCGGAAAAATAAGTGTTGATGAAGGTCTGACGAATTTTTTTGATACACTAGTGCCAGAAGTAGCTTTTGTTGAGCCTACTTTGATATCTGCTGGATATTTTAAAGAAGAGGACAAAAAAGTAATAAGTGAATTTAAATATGATCCAAACAAAAAAGATATTATATTTAATGGAAAAGTTGGACTTCAAAATTTCTTTATGGGTTTTTAA